The Mastacembelus armatus chromosome 4, fMasArm1.2, whole genome shotgun sequence genome segment AAAAATTTCATTTATGCTGCCAGCAATGGACAAAGGTATGACAGAATCAAAAAGTTTATTCTCCTTCACCCTTTGAATAACACGCTCAACATGTACTCTTAAACGAGCAATTTTCTGTGTTAAGAGGACACTGGGTGCTGGCATCTGACTAGATTTCTTGAGAAAAGGTGGACAATACACCTTACATTTCACACAGTCCGTAATTAGGAAGCCTTTATCAACCATAACGGCCATATCCTCTGTCAGAAGGTCAGCTAACCCTGATCGCCTAAAGAGTTCTTTATCACTTACTGACCCCTCATAGAGTGACGAGACAAAGGTAACTGGACCATGGGGGGCGATTCCAATGAGTCCTTTCATTGTGCAGTGAGACTTGTATGTTGAAAACATCTCACTttggaggagaggtgaggatgGAGTTTGGCACTTGAGCTCTGTGCAATCTACTATTACCTGAGTATCAGGAAAATCTTTGAAGTCATCAGGAAGGTGAGCTTTAACAATCTCAGCATCAATCCAGATAGACACTGAGCCCAAGAGTGTGTACAGGTAGTTGGTCCATGAAGTGATAATGCGACTTACAGTGGAGGTGTGAATATTAAATCGGTTTGCCAAGTCCTGCTCCTTAAGACCAACAGACAAGTACATTAGGAAAAGGAAGAGTTCATCAATGGGTTGCAATGATTGTCTCtggtgagaaaacacacatacacaaacatataaaaaatatacatcatTCAAGATGTTTGTAAAACTAAAACGAAACAGTATAGTAATGTAACACTAATATGTCTAATAGATAAAAGTGTGTGCAATTATCATTACTGCTGTAGGTCTATTATTCAAAATACATCAGCTTTAACTGAAcgtttttgcattaaaaaacgTAATGCAATACCCATAACCCTGTAATGAAAATTGCAATAACAAACCATGTGTGTTGGACGGACAGATGTTACtgcttcattcattctttcagcAGCTTTGGCCCTTGACACACGGACCATTCTATGCACAGATGGTTCAACCAATTCCCAAAAAATCATGAACTGACGATAACTGGGAAATCTATGGgaatagaaaagaaacaggTCAGATTACCTAACTTTACAATTTGGCCACAGACATGGTCTACGGGTAGCTTGCTCGCATCTTACCTTGTGTAGAATCGAATGTTGACGTCGGACTGGGCGAATCTTTCTATTCCAAATGTAGAGAGAAGTTTCAGTTCCTGGATCTCTTTCATTAATGCATCTATTTTTTCTTCTAATTGCATATGTTTGTCGACTGCCGTGTCCAGGAAAGCGGGTTCAGGAACTGAGGAATAATCATGATCAGCAGCAGGAGTGCAGTCCATAAGTTGCTCATCTCCTGCTGATGGCTCAGGTGTGCTTACTCTGTCCCAAACGCTCAGTCTTGGTGATGGAATGGAGTAATCGTTCCATTGAAACAATACAGGGACAGCTCCTTTCTGTAGTTGCCTTTTGCCCACCGCTGTTTTTGGCGGAATGATCTGCTCCTCCGTGAAGTGCAAACTGCAGActttgctgtgtgctgtgacCGTGAACTTATCACGACGAATATTTACCAGCCACCGCTTTCTGAGTTGAACATCGCGGGGAAATCCGTGGAAGCTTAAAACGCCGTTAAATTTGGACGAGGACGTGCACATCGGAACACAACAATGTTCATGGTATTGTCTTTCTTGCTTCAGGAAAAAAACTCTAGTTTTTTTAAGGCTCATTCTCCACTATTTAGTATGTCTCCAGTATATTATGCAAAACCGGAAAAGGGTAAGCCGTATTACTCACAACGGATATGACGTCATGGTGTTACGTGCAAAGAGCGAATTGTATTGGTAATAGTAAAGACCTGGGACATTGTATTAATCTCACTAATCAGTTAACTAATTTCAGTATGATTAGGTGTTTACCAGAAGAGtaatatttgaaaaatagaaTTAATTTCGTCTAGTCATGTCAAGAACCAGCTTTTTAGATATCTTTGTATTCTTCCTGGTCTGtgatcagaaaaacacagaaactgaaactcAACAACAACATGGCAGGGCATCAAACAGGGAGGATCCAGGGAAAAGTGCAATTATAAGGCATGGTTGGGCCCATTAGTGCTCAGGCAGTGCCAAGCAGGCTAGGGGATGTGAATCACATGTCATCATTATAAAAACCATTCACAATACACATCATTGCACCCCagccacagagaaaaacatgttcTTAAGACTTTGGGGCAGCCAATGTAAACATCCAGCGAAGTAAACAAAAGGGGGACATGCTGAGTTTGTGGAGTGCCCAGGATGTCAAAAGAATCTCACCCAAATAAAACAGCTACaatgaaatgtgttatttctGATAATTGTATTGCTGTCTGTATTATATTGTTACCCTGGAGAATATTGCTGTACTAAATCCTAGCCAATATTAGTCATATCTGTTGCTTTCATTTTCTGGATTTGTGTATAATAATCAGTAGGAAGGTATttccagtgttttatgtttccaTTCTCTATGACACTGGATTTATGTAAAGTTTCTCCATGTGTAAAGAGCATTGGGTGTTCACATGAGCCTAGGgcactcatttatttttatatttactcaTGAATTGCACAATCAATGCAAATGTTATATTAATACGAAGTGTCTCGCTGtcttcagaaaacatttaagtAGTTATGTAGGGATTCATAGTCCCTGTGGTTCTTAGTGGATGgataaacaacctcaaaaacccaaagtaaataaattattatttaatattaaatgtttaaaattcaGCCATTCTGTGCCAGATTACATTACCCTGTTAACTTGTTAAAACTGTCATCAGCTAATCATCAGGTAATGCAATTATAAAAAttctttgtttacttttttaattttaaatgccACAGTCAaaggttttaatattttctaatttaatttaatgctcTGAAGCTGAAATAACATTACCATAGCAATGAATTGGTGGATTCTGCTTCCTGAGAGCAGCAGAGTTAGCGTCTTAACTTTACTCTGATTCTATTAGATACAACACTGACAAATAACAGAGCGGTAGAACAAAATCCCATCCGAGTAATGTCTTTATGGTTTCCAGGTTTGTTTGGTGCTGCTGTTATATTGATGTTAAAATGACACAAGATCATAAAAAAGCTTTACCATCTACTACAaggtaataaaaatacaaacaaagctttttaaACATAACTTTGGAAGATGATCTTTTATAAGTGAATGATTACACGCAACACTGACTTTGTCCACATAGAAAGTATATCCATGGTTACTATTTAATGTTTTCCCACCTGAACACTGACTCCTTCTATCCATcagattaaaatgtgttatCATTTTAGTGGCTTCCATTCAAAATGTACTCTGATAGCAATAACTTTCCTTTGCATTACTGACACTCCAATTTATTGATGCTCTAATGACTTTTtatggtgtttatttttacagagtAAACAGGCACAAAGAGGTACACAGTATGCTCCTTCATCAGGCAGAGCACTGGCTTGCCAAGTTATTAATGGTTCAGGCTTTGGTGAAAAGGCTGTTCATTGCAGTCCAGGAAAGTATCATGCTATTTGTTTTTTCaacaaaatctttaaaatgtattgtgtTCTCTAGCAACGGTCTACAATTTCTGCAGCATACTGATTATCCAATCAGTTGTTATTACATATATACAAAATTTTGTTTCTAGTtatgtaatgtttgttttttgtgacatttgCAACAGGTTTAATTATATAgattataaaatacaaaacaaattccCATGCAGTAAATAAGTATAATATTGTACACATGAATTTGTATATGTGTCAACAAAACCTCCATTGGAACATTTGAGAAAGAATAAAATCAGATGTAATATGCTAGTATAATCATTACAGAAGCACTGCAAATTagtcaaattaaatatattgtcattttaaaaatttataGGTGGAAATGATTTATAGGAGAAATATTATGCCTAAATAGCATTTTTGAAAGACTGGAATTACTACAAAGGTGTGGGAGGATGGATTAGACAGCAGTTTGGGCAACAGGGAGCAACAGTGATACACTGTGGGGTAGAATCTGGTAGAAGTCTCAAGCAGACTCATTGTCATTCAGTAAGCACATCACAGCAGCTAGAATAACATGTATGAAATAAGCTCACATATCAAGCACTACATCTGGGGCCCTAATAGATTTATTGCCTTAGGACATACAGCCAAAGCTTTTCCACAGCACTCTGAGTGATTGTTTTCACAGTCATGGACACTGGTGGATTCTCTCTGCAATCAGTAGGTGAGCTTTTGACTTATTCTGGTGGTTTTCCTAGGCCAAGGACACTTTGGCCTCATGCAGAGCACAGCATTGCCTTGCCTCTCTCAGCATAGAGTCTGTAAGGAAAGGTTTTGTGCACACATTACGTGCATATATTAAAAGTATAGTTAAGGTAAAGTAGAGGCATCCATCACCAGCCTGATTAATTTGTGTAAAGTCATGCCTCCGCACCTCCATGAGAGGCCCTGGAGGAGCAATTATGTCATTTAGAGTAAACAGACATTTATCTTTCTTAGCATAATGGTCTAGGGAAAGTGAGCATTAAAGAAACAATACCAATAGCAGTCTACCTACGTCCTTCAACATCGCAgtccaaacaataaaaaagtatGTAAGAATTGCTATTCACCTTTTTGCATTATATTTCCATTGAATCAGTGATGCTTGGTGAGGATAAATTTGAAAAATTGAATGCACTTGTGAGAGTGCTGTGCTGCTTAGAcctaataaatcatttaaacagTACTACCTCACTATCAAGatgttttgactttaaaatTAGAGAAATGGCCCTCCGTTAAAATGCTTAAAGAAATGatcacaaaaaaaacacaaat includes the following:
- the LOC113139588 gene encoding uncharacterized protein LOC113139588 translates to MSLKKTRVFFLKQERQYHEHCCVPMCTSSSKFNGVLSFHGFPRDVQLRKRWLVNIRRDKFTVTAHSKVCSLHFTEEQIIPPKTAVGKRQLQKGAVPVLFQWNDYSIPSPRLSVWDRVSTPEPSAGDEQLMDCTPAADHDYSSVPEPAFLDTAVDKHMQLEEKIDALMKEIQELKLLSTFGIERFAQSDVNIRFYTRFPSYRQFMIFWELVEPSVHRMVRVSRAKAAERMNEAVTSVRPTHMRQSLQPIDELFLFLMYLSVGLKEQDLANRFNIHTSTVSRIITSWTNYLYTLLGSVSIWIDAEIVKAHLPDDFKDFPDTQVIVDCTELKCQTPSSPLLQSEMFSTYKSHCTMKGLIGIAPHGPVTFVSSLYEGSVSDKELFRRSGLADLLTEDMAVMVDKGFLITDCVKCKVYCPPFLKKSSQMPAPSVLLTQKIARLRVHVERVIQRVKENKLFDSVIPLSIAGSINEIFAVACLLSNYQNKHLAKAWVK